One Sediminicola sp. YIK13 DNA segment encodes these proteins:
- the hutH gene encoding histidine ammonia-lyase yields MIPAPKTFSYGEDQLSASIALSLANGKTRGSISHDTRKKVIRSRTIVENIVDKGHAVYGINTGFGPLCTTKISKAETKILQTNILKSHSVGVGTPIASEIVKLMMILKVQSLAKGYSGIAETTLDRIIWHIDNDAIPLVPSQGSVGASGDLAPLSHLFLPLIGLGKVSYKNEEITTAQLYKKTGLKALELGPKEGLALINGTQFIAAHAVKVVEKLHSCLSQADIIGTMMIEGLQGSIKPFYSELHALRPYKGNIHVATRIKSFLEGSEIMEDHIDCERVQDPYSLRCMPQVHGASRNAWLHLKELLEIELNSVTDNPIIIDEELTISGGSFHGQPLAMALDYACLAASEIGNISDRRIYLALEGNSPGVPKLLMKDTGINSGYMILQYTTAALASENKGLCFPSSADSIPTSLGQEDHVSMGSISGRKALQVLENVEKILAIELLTAAQAFEFRKPMKSGVLLDEIHKKIRTKVAFADKDRVFANDIEAGIAMIKDKTIIKVIDSVSKREKLDLSTQYSNEFENY; encoded by the coding sequence ATGATTCCCGCACCAAAGACATTTTCGTACGGAGAAGACCAACTCTCTGCCAGTATAGCACTATCCCTTGCCAATGGTAAAACCAGGGGCAGCATTTCACACGATACAAGAAAAAAGGTAATCCGGAGTCGCACAATTGTGGAAAATATCGTTGATAAAGGTCATGCTGTTTATGGAATCAATACTGGTTTTGGCCCTCTTTGTACCACCAAAATATCCAAGGCCGAGACAAAAATATTACAGACCAACATCCTTAAGAGCCACAGTGTTGGTGTAGGCACTCCTATTGCTTCTGAAATTGTAAAATTAATGATGATCCTTAAGGTCCAATCGCTCGCCAAGGGATATTCAGGAATTGCGGAAACAACCTTGGATCGAATTATTTGGCATATAGATAATGATGCCATTCCCCTAGTTCCATCTCAAGGATCCGTTGGAGCTTCTGGAGACCTTGCTCCCCTTTCCCATTTATTCCTACCCCTTATTGGTCTGGGTAAAGTCAGCTATAAAAATGAAGAAATAACCACGGCACAACTTTATAAAAAAACAGGCCTTAAAGCCTTGGAATTAGGCCCAAAAGAAGGCTTGGCCTTGATCAACGGCACACAGTTTATTGCCGCCCATGCCGTAAAGGTGGTCGAAAAACTGCACAGCTGTCTTTCCCAAGCTGATATCATAGGAACTATGATGATAGAGGGACTACAGGGCTCGATAAAACCCTTTTATAGCGAACTGCATGCTCTACGACCTTATAAAGGCAATATTCATGTGGCTACAAGGATCAAATCCTTTTTGGAAGGTTCAGAGATTATGGAGGATCACATTGATTGTGAGAGGGTCCAAGATCCTTACTCATTGCGTTGTATGCCACAGGTCCATGGTGCCTCCAGAAATGCGTGGCTCCATCTAAAGGAACTCTTGGAAATTGAATTGAATTCAGTAACGGACAATCCCATTATCATTGATGAAGAACTGACCATCAGTGGGGGCAGTTTTCATGGTCAGCCCTTGGCAATGGCCTTGGATTACGCTTGTTTGGCCGCTTCAGAAATAGGGAACATTTCGGATCGAAGGATTTATCTGGCCTTGGAAGGCAATAGCCCTGGAGTACCCAAATTATTGATGAAGGACACCGGGATCAACTCGGGTTATATGATCCTACAATATACTACGGCTGCCTTGGCAAGTGAAAACAAAGGGTTGTGCTTCCCATCCAGTGCGGATAGTATCCCTACTTCTTTGGGACAGGAAGACCACGTTAGCATGGGATCCATAAGTGGCAGAAAAGCGTTGCAAGTTTTGGAAAATGTTGAAAAGATTTTGGCCATAGAACTTTTAACGGCTGCCCAGGCCTTTGAATTTCGTAAACCCATGAAATCGGGCGTCCTCTTGGACGAAATCCATAAGAAAATAAGGACTAAAGTTGCTTTCGCAGATAAAGACCGGGTATTTGCCAATGATATAGAGGCCGGAATTGCCATGATCAAAGACAAAACCATCATAAAGGTTATAGACAGCGTAAGTAAACGGGAGAAATTAGATCTTTCTACCCAATATTCCAATGAATTTGAAAACTACTAA
- a CDS encoding NAD(P)/FAD-dependent oxidoreductase, translating to MNLPDIGKRRIVIIGAGFGGISLAKKLKNLDVQVVVIDKHNYHTFQPLLYQVSTSGLEPDSIAYPIRKILNRLNNFYFRLATVQKINVEAKEVVTDIGKLTFDYLVIATGTKTNFFGNTSIQEHAMPMKSVPQALNIRSLMLQNFEKADDAVSLEERKMLMNFCIVGGGPTGVELSGAFAELKKNVFPKDYKHLNVDNMEIHLFEGADRILPPMSEKASEKATQFLEELGVSIHLKTIVKDYDGEKMTLENGEVMKTKNFIWAAGVTGALLEGFSNKTLVDRLNRYKVNAFNQIEGYDHIFAIGDIASMNSDEYPKGHPQVAQPAIQQGQHLANNFERILAGKTMEPFSYFDKGSMATVGRNRAVVDLHKLQFGGFLAWFIWMFVHLMALVGFRNKVIVFFNWAYNYINYDKAARLIVRPYSNKK from the coding sequence ATGAACCTTCCGGATATAGGTAAAAGGCGAATTGTAATCATAGGAGCCGGATTTGGAGGAATCTCCTTGGCCAAAAAACTTAAAAATTTGGATGTGCAGGTTGTGGTCATCGATAAGCACAATTACCATACTTTTCAACCTTTATTGTACCAAGTGTCCACAAGTGGTCTCGAGCCAGATTCTATAGCCTATCCCATCCGTAAAATTTTAAACCGTCTCAACAATTTTTATTTTCGATTGGCAACCGTACAAAAAATCAATGTGGAGGCCAAAGAGGTGGTGACTGATATAGGCAAGCTTACCTTTGATTACTTGGTAATTGCCACGGGCACCAAAACCAATTTTTTTGGGAATACCAGTATCCAAGAACACGCTATGCCCATGAAAAGTGTGCCTCAAGCGTTAAACATACGCAGTCTTATGCTACAGAATTTTGAAAAGGCAGATGATGCAGTAAGCCTGGAAGAACGAAAGATGTTGATGAACTTTTGCATTGTAGGAGGGGGGCCAACTGGAGTAGAGCTATCCGGAGCCTTTGCTGAACTCAAAAAAAATGTGTTCCCTAAGGATTACAAACATCTGAACGTCGATAACATGGAGATCCATTTGTTTGAAGGCGCCGATAGAATATTGCCTCCTATGAGTGAAAAAGCATCGGAGAAAGCAACCCAATTTTTAGAGGAATTGGGAGTGAGTATTCATTTAAAGACCATAGTGAAGGATTATGATGGGGAAAAAATGACTTTGGAAAACGGGGAGGTGATGAAAACCAAAAATTTCATTTGGGCGGCTGGAGTAACTGGTGCCTTATTGGAAGGATTTTCAAATAAAACTTTAGTAGATCGGTTAAATAGGTATAAGGTAAACGCCTTTAATCAAATAGAGGGCTATGATCATATTTTTGCTATTGGGGATATCGCTTCCATGAATTCCGATGAGTACCCTAAGGGCCACCCTCAAGTGGCACAGCCAGCCATTCAACAAGGGCAGCACTTGGCCAATAATTTCGAAAGGATTTTAGCTGGGAAAACCATGGAACCATTTTCCTACTTTGATAAGGGAAGCATGGCCACAGTGGGGCGCAACAGGGCGGTGGTGGATCTTCATAAATTACAGTTCGGAGGTTTCTTAGCCTGGTTCATTTGGATGTTTGTGCATCTTATGGCCTTGGTGGGCTTTAGAAACAAAGTGATCGTCTTTTTCAACTGGGCATATAATTATATCAATTATGACAAGGCGGCACGATTAATTGTAAGGCCATATTCCAATAAAAAGTAA
- a CDS encoding MFS transporter — protein MNTKNKSLNLENIYDFINNEEDARICKDIEESACRSTPKNYFLILISNTLTSLGDTLSNPKTVLAWLMSYVNAPVYLISFIVPIRESGSMLPQIVIASYVRKKEIRKWIWVIGSVLQFFSISAIGLIAMYFEGAVAGWYIVLCLVAFSLSRGLCSVASKDVLGKTIPKTRRGKLKGYTASVSGVLVLLAGLFMIYKSKEDQDVLFYSYIIFFAGSLWLMAALVYANIKEFPGETSGGKNGLKEALAKMSLVKTDKPFRNFIISRSLLLCSALTAPYYVLLAQTYLGKESYLLGLFIIANGLASIISAPFWGAMADKSSKNVMVRSGLIAALLGIAIFVIITWMDSLRENYWLYPLAFFLLGIAHSGVRLGRKTYIVDMAGGNKRTDYVAVSNTLIGIILLITGGISALASIFSVEGIILVLSLFGIAGAYTSSRLPEVQ, from the coding sequence ATGAATACCAAAAATAAAAGTCTAAACCTTGAAAATATTTACGACTTCATCAATAATGAGGAAGACGCTAGAATATGTAAGGATATAGAGGAATCAGCATGTAGATCAACACCTAAAAACTATTTTCTTATTCTGATCAGTAACACTCTCACATCCTTGGGAGATACGCTGAGTAACCCTAAAACGGTTCTGGCTTGGCTGATGAGCTATGTAAACGCCCCCGTCTACCTGATCAGTTTTATTGTACCCATTCGCGAATCTGGCTCTATGTTGCCCCAAATTGTTATCGCGAGTTATGTTCGAAAAAAAGAAATTCGAAAATGGATTTGGGTCATAGGCTCTGTACTTCAATTTTTTTCCATTTCGGCCATAGGATTGATCGCAATGTATTTTGAAGGAGCGGTGGCAGGTTGGTATATTGTTCTTTGTCTAGTGGCATTTAGTCTTTCCCGTGGACTTTGTTCCGTGGCTTCAAAGGATGTTCTAGGCAAGACCATTCCTAAAACGAGACGCGGTAAACTAAAGGGCTATACCGCTTCTGTATCTGGCGTATTGGTCCTTTTGGCAGGATTGTTTATGATCTATAAATCCAAAGAGGATCAGGATGTACTCTTTTATAGTTATATTATTTTCTTTGCAGGGAGTCTATGGTTGATGGCTGCCCTAGTTTATGCCAATATCAAAGAATTTCCTGGAGAAACCTCGGGCGGAAAAAATGGCTTGAAGGAGGCACTGGCGAAAATGAGCTTGGTTAAAACGGACAAACCTTTCAGGAATTTCATTATCTCCAGATCCCTTTTGCTCTGCTCTGCCCTAACAGCCCCTTATTATGTGCTATTGGCGCAGACCTATTTGGGGAAGGAAAGCTACCTCTTGGGTCTCTTTATCATTGCCAACGGCCTAGCTTCCATCATTAGTGCTCCATTCTGGGGAGCTATGGCGGACAAATCCAGTAAGAATGTTATGGTTAGGAGCGGTTTAATTGCCGCCCTGCTGGGTATTGCCATTTTTGTTATCATAACATGGATGGACAGTTTAAGAGAAAATTACTGGTTATATCCTTTAGCTTTTTTCTTGCTTGGTATAGCTCATAGCGGGGTTAGGTTAGGTAGAAAAACCTATATTGTAGATATGGCAGGGGGCAACAAAAGAACTGACTACGTTGCCGTTAGCAATACACTTATTGGGATCATACTTTTGATCACCGGAGGAATAAGTGCTTTAGCATCCATATTTTCGGTTGAGGGGATAATACTAGTCCTGTCGCTATTTGGAATCGCAGGAGCTTACACCAGTTCCAGATTACCTGAGGTACAATAG
- a CDS encoding LysR family transcriptional regulator, with translation MGYQLELRHFKYFLAVAEELHYRKAAEKLCISQPGLSRQIKQMEEILDTPLFVRSKKKVSLTPAGAYLRAELQYILNHLDLTTKHLELLKDGDSGEVRIGFLGSAMQNVIPDLLIALKEKYPKVRTSLEELSNSAQLDAVMKDKLDIGFVRLARVPEDIHIHPVFEDTFSVVLPEAYPILSREFEGVHQLSGENFVLFAQDYSPLYYDTIMSICEDAGFTPKVSHKSVHAQTIFKLVENNLGIAIVPTSLQYGFHMRVKFLELKNIPQRAILSVIWKKDNRNPALKHCMDLLMSQKNIN, from the coding sequence ATGGGTTATCAATTAGAACTTAGACATTTTAAATATTTTTTAGCTGTCGCTGAGGAATTGCATTATCGAAAGGCGGCTGAAAAGCTTTGTATCTCCCAGCCTGGGTTGAGTAGGCAAATAAAACAAATGGAGGAGATTTTGGATACCCCTTTGTTCGTTCGAAGTAAAAAAAAGGTGTCCCTCACCCCTGCCGGGGCATATTTAAGAGCGGAGCTTCAATATATTCTCAATCACCTTGATCTGACCACCAAACATTTGGAACTTCTAAAAGATGGAGATTCTGGAGAGGTGCGTATTGGTTTTTTAGGTTCTGCCATGCAGAATGTAATTCCCGACCTTTTGATTGCATTAAAAGAGAAGTATCCCAAGGTGAGGACTAGTTTGGAAGAACTGTCTAACAGTGCCCAATTGGATGCCGTTATGAAAGATAAACTGGATATTGGATTTGTGCGATTGGCGAGGGTTCCTGAGGACATTCATATTCACCCTGTATTTGAGGATACCTTTTCTGTGGTACTCCCTGAGGCTTATCCGATTTTGTCAAGGGAGTTTGAAGGAGTACATCAGCTATCGGGTGAAAATTTTGTGCTCTTCGCCCAAGATTACAGTCCGTTGTATTATGATACCATCATGAGTATTTGCGAGGATGCCGGCTTTACACCCAAGGTGTCCCACAAATCGGTACATGCACAAACCATATTTAAATTGGTGGAGAACAATCTAGGGATTGCCATTGTGCCCACTTCCCTCCAGTATGGTTTTCATATGCGCGTAAAATTTTTGGAACTTAAGAATATTCCTCAGCGAGCCATTCTTTCGGTGATATGGAAGAAGGATAATAGGAATCCCGCTTTAAAACATTGCATGGATTTGTTGATGAGTCAAAAAAACATTAATTAA
- the hutI gene encoding imidazolonepropionase — MHNYQLIGPFAQILPMTHLDLKGAISDEALLIIEDGGILIENDKIYALGKFTEMLPTAKDLGAKIITLDGTDVCLPGFVDAHTHICFGGTRANDYAMRNAGKSYLEIAKSGGGIWDTVTQTRKASQTELIDLIIQRANKHLENGITTIEVKSGYGLSVKEELKMLYAIKEANQKLPADLIATCLAAHMVPKDYSGTSSDYLKEISTELFPKLKEEKLSNRIDAFIEESAYTKDDIVPYFTKAKAMGYDITVHADQFSTSGSAVAIAFDAVSADHLEASTSKEIEALANSNVIATALPGASLGLGCAFTPARELLDAGGALAIASDWNPGSAPMGDLLTQAAILGTFQKLSNAEVLAGITFRAALALNLKDRGKMEVGYLADLVTFPIHDYKEILYQQGSLKPNRVWKKGNLVMDKKHD; from the coding sequence ATGCACAACTACCAACTTATAGGGCCTTTTGCCCAGATCCTGCCAATGACCCATTTAGACCTCAAAGGAGCTATATCCGATGAAGCGTTGTTGATCATAGAAGATGGTGGGATTCTTATAGAGAACGACAAAATATATGCCCTTGGAAAATTTACGGAAATGCTCCCAACGGCAAAAGATTTAGGTGCAAAAATCATCACCTTGGACGGTACCGATGTTTGCCTTCCAGGTTTTGTAGATGCACATACCCATATTTGCTTTGGAGGCACAAGGGCCAATGATTATGCCATGCGCAATGCAGGGAAATCCTATTTGGAAATAGCCAAAAGCGGTGGAGGAATTTGGGATACGGTAACCCAGACTAGAAAGGCTTCCCAAACCGAATTGATTGATTTGATCATACAACGGGCCAATAAACATCTGGAAAATGGGATCACCACGATAGAGGTCAAAAGTGGGTACGGCCTTTCTGTAAAGGAAGAACTCAAAATGTTATATGCTATAAAGGAAGCGAATCAAAAATTACCTGCAGATCTTATTGCCACCTGTTTGGCGGCACACATGGTCCCTAAGGATTATTCGGGAACATCGAGTGACTATTTGAAAGAAATCAGCACCGAACTTTTTCCCAAATTAAAGGAGGAAAAACTAAGTAACAGAATAGATGCCTTTATTGAGGAAAGTGCCTATACCAAAGATGATATAGTGCCCTACTTTACAAAAGCAAAAGCTATGGGCTATGACATTACGGTTCATGCCGACCAGTTTTCTACTTCTGGAAGCGCAGTGGCCATAGCATTTGATGCGGTTAGTGCAGACCATTTAGAAGCGAGTACTTCCAAAGAGATAGAAGCATTGGCGAATAGCAATGTGATTGCCACGGCCCTCCCTGGAGCCTCTTTAGGGTTGGGATGTGCCTTTACCCCTGCCCGTGAACTTTTGGATGCAGGAGGGGCACTAGCGATTGCCAGTGATTGGAATCCCGGCTCTGCCCCAATGGGAGATTTATTGACCCAAGCGGCCATTCTGGGAACTTTCCAAAAACTCTCCAATGCAGAGGTATTGGCGGGTATCACTTTTAGGGCGGCTTTGGCCTTGAACTTAAAAGACAGGGGAAAAATGGAAGTGGGCTATTTGGCCGATCTTGTTACTTTTCCCATCCACGATTACAAAGAAATCTTATACCAGCAAGGATCCCTAAAACCAAACAGAGTTTGGAAAAAAGGAAACTTGGTCATGGACAAAAAGCACGATTAA
- a CDS encoding homogentisate 1,2-dioxygenase, producing the protein MPLYHKLGKLPHKRHTIFKKEDGTLHYEQLFGTIGFDGMSSLMYHLHRPTMVKEVGKSIDMRPKAAVEHNIKSRLLKGFQVKPENDFLESRKIVLFNNDVHVGLAAPKKSMTDYFYKNTDADEMLFIHKGTGILKTMLGEIPFEYGDYIIIPRGMIYQITFDTEDNRLLIAESYHPIYTPKRYRNWFGQHLEHSPFCERDFKLPKDLKAHDEWGDFVIKVKKQGQLHHLTYASHPFDVVGWDGYNFPYAFSIHDFEPITGRVHQPPPVHQTFETSAFVVCSFCPRMYDYHPESIPAPYNHSNIDSDEVLYYVDGDFMSRNNIDKGYISLHPAGIPHGPHPGAYERSIGHTKTEELAVMIDTFKPLQITQTALDIDDGTYYQSWLE; encoded by the coding sequence ATGCCACTTTATCATAAATTAGGTAAACTACCTCATAAAAGGCACACCATTTTTAAGAAGGAAGATGGAACCTTGCATTATGAACAATTATTCGGAACCATAGGTTTTGATGGAATGTCATCCCTTATGTACCATTTGCACCGACCAACCATGGTCAAGGAAGTGGGCAAGAGTATTGATATGAGACCAAAAGCGGCTGTGGAACACAACATAAAATCCAGGCTGTTGAAAGGGTTCCAGGTAAAGCCGGAAAATGACTTTCTTGAGAGTAGAAAAATTGTGCTCTTCAACAACGATGTGCATGTGGGTCTTGCCGCTCCAAAAAAATCCATGACGGATTATTTTTATAAGAATACCGATGCCGATGAGATGCTTTTTATCCATAAGGGAACAGGCATTTTAAAGACCATGTTGGGAGAGATCCCTTTTGAATATGGCGATTATATTATTATCCCAAGGGGGATGATCTACCAGATTACATTTGATACTGAGGATAACCGATTGTTAATTGCGGAATCCTATCATCCTATATATACTCCAAAGCGATATAGAAACTGGTTTGGCCAACATTTGGAACATTCCCCTTTTTGTGAACGTGATTTTAAGTTGCCTAAAGATTTAAAAGCACATGACGAATGGGGCGATTTTGTGATCAAGGTTAAAAAACAAGGGCAATTACATCACTTAACGTATGCTTCCCATCCTTTTGATGTTGTTGGTTGGGATGGGTACAATTTCCCATATGCATTTTCCATTCATGATTTTGAACCAATAACCGGGAGGGTACACCAACCACCACCAGTACATCAGACTTTTGAAACAAGTGCCTTTGTGGTCTGCTCTTTCTGTCCGAGGATGTATGATTACCATCCGGAATCCATTCCGGCACCCTATAATCACAGTAATATAGATTCTGATGAGGTGCTATATTATGTGGATGGCGATTTTATGAGTAGAAATAATATTGACAAAGGATATATCTCCCTGCACCCCGCAGGCATTCCCCATGGGCCGCACCCCGGAGCCTATGAACGAAGTATTGGCCATACAAAAACCGAGGAATTGGCAGTAATGATAGATACATTTAAGCCCTTGCAAATTACCCAGACTGCACTGGACATTGACGATGGAACCTATTATCAGTCTTGGTTGGAGTAA
- a CDS encoding urocanate hydratase: MDFKAQILQGIPSEMPAAKKIPSTVNRAPKRKEILSLEEKKLAIRNALRYFLAAWHKVLSVEFAQELQDYGRIYMYRFKPDYELRARAIHEYPAETSQAAAIMLMIQNNLDPAVAQHPEELITYGGNGAVFQNWAQYLLTMKYLATMTEEQTLHIYSGHPMGLFPSSKEAPRVVVTNGMMIPNYSKPDDWEKYNALGVTQYGQMTAGSYMYIGPQGIVHGTAITVMNAFRKVLNKEEDSTGKIFLTAGLGGMSGAQPKAGNIAGCITVCAEINPAAATKRHEQGWVDELLEDLDQLTKRVQKAIQQKEVVSIAFIGNIVDVWEKFYEEEVFIHLGSDQTSLHNPWSGGYYPVGLTFEESNKLMSTQPEAFKEKVQESLRRQVTAINKHTANGTYFFDYGNAFLLEASRAGADVMAENEIDFRYPSYVQDILGPMCFDYGFGPFRWVCTSGDAADLRKTDAIALGVMEGIKVNAPSEIQQQMADNIKWIREAESNKLVVGSQARILYADAEGRAKIAEAFNQAIKSKEITAPIVLGRDHHDVSGTDSPFRETSNIYDGSKFTADMAIHNVIGDSFRGATWVSIHNGGGVGWGEVINGGFGMVLDGSEEASRKLKNMLFYDVNNGISRRSWARNKEALFAIQREMDRTPNLKVTLPNLVEDNLLEGLFDKN, translated from the coding sequence ATGGATTTTAAAGCACAGATACTTCAGGGTATTCCCTCCGAAATGCCGGCAGCCAAAAAAATACCTTCCACCGTGAACAGGGCTCCAAAAAGAAAGGAAATCCTATCATTGGAAGAAAAAAAATTGGCGATACGAAATGCCCTTCGGTATTTCCTGGCGGCATGGCACAAAGTTCTTTCAGTTGAATTTGCTCAGGAACTGCAAGACTACGGGCGGATTTACATGTACAGGTTTAAACCTGACTACGAACTCAGGGCAAGAGCCATTCATGAATACCCGGCCGAAACATCCCAGGCAGCAGCTATCATGCTGATGATCCAGAACAATCTGGATCCGGCTGTGGCACAACATCCAGAGGAACTGATTACCTATGGGGGCAATGGGGCAGTTTTTCAGAATTGGGCACAGTATCTATTGACCATGAAATATTTGGCCACCATGACGGAAGAGCAGACCTTACATATCTATTCCGGGCATCCTATGGGGTTGTTTCCCTCTTCAAAGGAGGCACCGCGCGTGGTGGTTACAAACGGCATGATGATCCCAAACTATTCCAAACCAGATGATTGGGAAAAATATAATGCCTTGGGTGTTACCCAGTACGGTCAAATGACAGCAGGTTCTTATATGTATATTGGTCCGCAGGGAATTGTGCACGGCACGGCCATTACGGTGATGAATGCTTTTAGAAAAGTGTTGAATAAAGAAGAGGACTCCACTGGAAAAATATTTTTGACCGCGGGGCTCGGTGGTATGAGCGGAGCGCAACCAAAAGCAGGAAATATAGCAGGATGCATAACCGTTTGTGCAGAAATAAATCCGGCAGCAGCTACGAAAAGACACGAACAGGGCTGGGTAGATGAACTTTTGGAAGACCTTGATCAATTGACCAAAAGGGTACAAAAAGCCATCCAACAAAAGGAGGTAGTGTCCATTGCCTTTATTGGAAACATTGTGGATGTTTGGGAAAAATTCTATGAGGAGGAAGTATTTATCCATTTGGGATCGGACCAAACCTCCCTTCACAATCCTTGGTCTGGCGGATATTACCCCGTTGGATTGACTTTTGAAGAATCCAATAAACTCATGAGTACTCAACCAGAAGCATTTAAAGAAAAGGTACAAGAATCATTGAGAAGACAGGTCACTGCTATTAATAAGCATACGGCTAATGGAACCTATTTTTTTGATTATGGCAACGCCTTTCTTCTAGAAGCTTCCCGAGCCGGTGCAGATGTAATGGCTGAAAATGAGATCGACTTTAGATATCCTTCCTATGTGCAAGATATTTTGGGGCCCATGTGTTTTGATTATGGCTTTGGACCCTTTAGATGGGTGTGTACTTCAGGGGATGCAGCGGATTTAAGAAAGACCGATGCTATTGCCTTAGGAGTAATGGAGGGCATTAAAGTCAATGCACCATCAGAAATTCAACAGCAGATGGCCGATAACATAAAGTGGATTCGTGAAGCCGAATCCAATAAACTGGTCGTAGGTTCTCAAGCGAGAATTTTATATGCCGATGCCGAGGGCCGCGCCAAGATCGCAGAAGCATTCAACCAAGCCATTAAATCAAAAGAAATTACTGCCCCCATTGTTCTGGGAAGGGACCACCATGATGTTAGCGGTACCGATTCACCCTTTAGGGAGACCAGTAATATTTATGACGGCAGTAAGTTTACGGCCGATATGGCCATCCATAATGTAATAGGGGATAGTTTTAGGGGAGCTACCTGGGTATCCATCCATAATGGTGGCGGCGTTGGATGGGGAGAAGTTATCAATGGCGGCTTCGGCATGGTACTGGATGGTTCTGAAGAAGCGTCCAGGAAACTAAAAAATATGTTGTTCTATGATGTGAACAACGGTATTTCTAGAAGAAGTTGGGCCAGAAACAAGGAGGCATTATTTGCAATACAACGTGAGATGGACAGGACTCCTAATTTAAAAGTCACCCTTCCCAATCTAGTGGAGGATAATTTATTGGAAGGATTATTCGATAAAAATTAG
- the hutG gene encoding formimidoylglutamase, with amino-acid sequence MEAYSKPKPENWTGRESDQNLYLHQKIRFLDIESLAQAQIKKSDIVFLGYACDEGVKRNKGREGARMGPDAIRMQLGKQPEHLSETQSIFDAGTIDCNDGDLKKTQRRLTQTVKTLLGMNVFPILLGGGHDIAYAHYNGIKEHLKSQGGSKTIGIINFDAHFDLRSNEDGANSGTPFYQIAEECEVEGTAFRYMCLGIRKDANSKVLFETAENREVTFVENEHFSMHYLAHDLKIIQHFIKEVDVIYTTIDLDGFSSAYAPGVSAPSPLGFAPDIVMEVLKIIIDSDKLISLDIAELNPSLDIDHQTAKLAAGLIHFIMHRLDYSNQD; translated from the coding sequence ATGGAAGCCTATTCCAAACCAAAACCTGAAAACTGGACCGGACGTGAGTCGGACCAGAACCTATATCTTCATCAAAAGATCAGATTCCTGGACATTGAATCTTTGGCTCAAGCACAGATCAAAAAATCGGACATTGTCTTTTTAGGTTACGCTTGCGATGAGGGGGTAAAAAGGAACAAGGGAAGGGAAGGTGCACGAATGGGTCCGGATGCCATTAGAATGCAATTGGGAAAACAACCCGAACATTTATCAGAGACCCAATCTATTTTTGATGCTGGCACAATTGATTGCAATGATGGCGATTTAAAAAAAACACAGCGTCGATTAACGCAAACCGTCAAAACATTATTGGGAATGAATGTATTTCCTATTCTTTTAGGGGGTGGCCATGATATAGCCTATGCCCATTATAATGGTATTAAGGAACATTTGAAATCCCAAGGAGGTAGCAAAACTATAGGCATAATAAATTTTGATGCCCATTTTGATCTGCGCTCCAATGAAGATGGCGCTAATTCTGGCACACCTTTTTATCAGATTGCCGAAGAATGTGAAGTGGAAGGAACAGCTTTCCGCTATATGTGCCTGGGCATAAGAAAAGATGCCAATAGCAAGGTCCTCTTTGAAACTGCTGAAAACCGTGAAGTCACCTTTGTGGAAAACGAGCATTTTAGCATGCACTATTTGGCCCATGACCTTAAGATTATCCAGCATTTTATTAAAGAGGTAGACGTAATCTATACGACCATAGATCTGGACGGATTTTCATCGGCATATGCCCCAGGGGTGAGTGCTCCGTCCCCATTGGGATTTGCTCCAGACATCGTTATGGAAGTTTTGAAAATAATTATTGACTCCGATAAATTAATAAGCTTGGACATAGCTGAGCTAAATCCAAGCTTAGACATAGATCATCAAACAGCCAAATTGGCTGCGGGATTAATTCATTTTATAATGCATAGATTGGATTACTCCAACCAAGACTGA